The Parambassis ranga chromosome 1, fParRan2.1, whole genome shotgun sequence genome includes a region encoding these proteins:
- the gga3a gene encoding ADP-ribosylation factor-binding protein GGA3a, protein MADDGDSLESWLNKATNPSNRQEDWEYIMGFCDQINKELEGPQISVRLLAHKIQSPQEWEALQALTVLEACMKNCGRRFHNEVGKFKFLNELIKVVSPKYLGDKVSEKVKDKVIEMLFSWTVSLPDEAKICEAYQMLKSQGIVSVDPEISYDAALIPSPSPRPKNPVFDDENKSKKLAELLKSKKPEDLQEANRLIKNMVKEDELRTQKVTKQKNTLEAVNNSVKLLNEMLAHFSPEDSTDGDKELIRELYGDCDKLRQTVFQLATETEDNDSSLGDILQASDDLSHVINSYKKIVEGLTVNGETEEAQQTLNSVKQGSGCTNQSQILIDLVDLDLKSSSPHEQHPSVSSLPFPADLLCGSAVTDPQAWSITSPSAAHSLLDEELLSLGLNDPAPVLGESTHEALSSHLPSLQDSSQDLGLSDTTLPTLLAFPAFSHFLDSPSTTVAPAASPVKSFTVTSALTFPAGPVYSTPAVSAASVSSSSAIFPQPLSSGMTTMAPTNVALPSFSVTLSAPSATPVTPHQVSTSAAVLDVSSASFNHSLQDLALLDLGNNNNHGISSTSPMSVIAGGMEECSTPPPTKSEADDSPLLRSLSPIPALNQASPGSAQEASLADVYVPLEAIRPSKVSPVTAYDKNGIRVLLHFASDCPPGRSDVLVMVASMLNTAPLPVRNIVLQAAVPKTMKVRLQSPSGTELAPFNPILPPAAITQVVLLANPPKEKVRMRYKLTFTLGEQPFTEVGEVNEFPSADRWGSL, encoded by the exons ATGGCGGATGATGGAGATTCGTTGGAGTCTTGGCTTA acaaaGCCACTAACCCTTCTAACAGACAAGAAGACTGGGAGTATATTATGGGATTCTGTGATCAAATCAATAAGGAGTTAGAAGG TCCACAAATATCCGTCAGACTATTGGCACATAAGATCCAGTCCCCTCAGGAGTGGGAGGCGCTGCAAGCATTAACG gtgCTTGAGGCTTGTATGAAGAACTGTGGGAGACGGTTTCACAATGAAGTTGGGAAATTTaagtttttaaatgaattaattAAGGTGGTGTCACCCAAA TACTTGGGAGACAAAGTATCAGAAAAGGTGAAGGATAAAGTAATAGAGATGCTCTTCAGTTGGACAGTGTCTCTGCCAGATGAAGCAAAGATCTGCGAAGCCTATCAGATGCTGAAGTCACAGG GTATTGTTTCAGTAGATCCAGAAATCTCCTATGATGCTGCATTAATACCATCACCTTCTCCGCGACCGAAGAATCCTGTATTTGATGATGAGAACAAGAGCAAG aaaTTAGCTGAACTGCTGAAGAGTAAAAAGCCTGAAGATCTGCAAGAAGCCAATCGGCTCATCAAGAATATGGTCAAGGAG GATGAGTTGAGAACCCAGAAAGTAACgaagcaaaaaaacacactggagGCAGTCAACAACAGTGTGAAACTACTTAATGAGATGCTTGCTCACTTCAGCCCAGAGGACTCCACGGATGGAGACAAGGAACTTATTAGG gaGTTGTATGGCGATTGTGACAAGCTTAGGCAAACAGTGTTTCAGCTGGCTACTGAGACTGAGGATAATGATAGCAGCTTGG GAGACATCCTGCAGGCCAGTGATGACCTCTCCCATGTCATAAATTCATATAAGAAGATTGTGGAAGGGCTTACTGTCAatggagagacagaagaagcaCAACAAACACTAAACTCAGTAAAACAAG GCAGTGGATGCACAAACCAGTCACAGATTCTGATTGACCTGGTTGATCTGGACCTCAAGAGCTCATCTCCACATGAGCAGCACCCTTCAGTGTCCTCTCTGCCTTTTCCTGCTGATTTGCTGTGTGGATCGGCTGTCACTGACCCACAGGCCTGGAGTATCACAAGCCCCTCTGCAGCGCACTCATTGCTGGATGAAGAGCTATTGTCTTTAG GCCTCAACGATCCTGCTCCTGTTCTTGGTGAATCAACACATGAAGCCCTAAGCAGTCATTTGCCATCATTACAG GATTCCAGTCAAGATTTGGGTCTTTCGGACACTACTCTGCCGACACTTCTTGCATTCCCtgcattttcacattttctagATTCACCCTCTACAACGGTAGCCCCAGCAGCTAGTCCAGTCAAATCTTTTACAGTTACCTCTGCCTTAACCTTCCCTGCTGGGCCTGTCTACTCCACACCTGCAGTTTCTGCAGCATCTGTCTCAAGCTCATCAGCAATATTCCCACAACCTCTCAGTTCAGGAATGACAACCATGGCTCCGACTAATGTTGCTCTTCCGTCATTCAGCGTGACCTTGTCTGCTCCATCAGCAACTCCTGTCACCCCACATCAGGTCTCCACTTCAGCTGCTGTCTTAGATGTGTCGTCAGCTTCTTTCAATCACAGTCTGCAAGACCTTGCTTTGTTAGATCTGGGCAATAATAATAA tCATGGCATCTCCTCCACCTCACCCATGTCAGTGATTGCAGGAGGAATGGAAGAATGTTCCACTCCTCCACCTACAAAGAGTGAGGCAGACGACAGCCCTCTCTTACGCTCTCTGTCCCCCATCCCGGCACTGAACCAGGCTAGTCCAGGAAGTGCACAGGAGGCATCCCTGGCTGATGTATATGTACCACTGGAAGCCATCAGACCAA GTAAAGTGTCTCCTGTAACTGCATATGACAAAAACGGGATTCGTGTACTGCTGCATTTTGCTTCAGACTGTCCACCGGGCAGGTCTGATGTGTTGGTGATGGTGGCGTCCATGCTCAACACAGCCCCACTGCCTGTTAGGAACATTGTTCTGCAGGCTGCGGTACCTAAG ACAATGAAGGTGAGACTGCAGTCACCCTCTGGGACAGAACTGGCACCTTTTAACCCAATACTTCCCCCTGCTGCCATCACTCAGGTCGTGCTGCTTGCCAATCCTCCAAAG GAAAAAGTTCGGATGAGATACAAACTAACTTTCACACTAGGAGAGCAGCCATTCACAGAAGTGGGAGAAGTGAATGAATTTCCATCTGCTGACAGATGGGGATCTCTATAG